The Strix uralensis isolate ZFMK-TIS-50842 chromosome 23, bStrUra1, whole genome shotgun sequence genome has a segment encoding these proteins:
- the LOC141953929 gene encoding uncharacterized protein LOC141953929 has translation MRQGDERAESNRTAQQEFLDEQRWGRPGDSPPYGLPGISEGQQFTSTQITRIHGISWKGVSHDNEFLEFIYIVWARGLPKCPLKALSLLSGISVGSLTSVSILPKQAKGHQERVEDSGVLEKEMKENTCKACRPAVLRESSWSLAGESLLCRARLSPTPASLAALYDVSARPPEQGVLSQALHTQYLVVLPVLCQWAGAGGTGGAGAAGAGAGGAASGAGACGSAGGAGAGGAGAAIAAGGGSARRQLPVPCHSLGLAPLLAAGTRQCPLSPAWQRSPGMSEGRRFSAHPRRAMRRIWRWLCGRARSMGAGEGPESSRSSGGHELQPEGRDELHRAATSGNLAPARPLVEERDTDCRDKADRRRRSGSARPVDPSKREKKGEAAPGQGKGVLASSAPRGAAAAAARRRAPALRRADEPAACLESAVRTSPSDEEGVKESKSFGQEAEDARAQIPTVGSDSSPSHLSPGTHQPSERVDGQVFLRECHQCLRVQGKLHEDMAEMREENESLSRQLSKAERKADGLEKEVEQLKNALLEQTSALDWTERELQESKRQTLDWYGACLLKEQKREDAIKKAEELQHQLAQLQSENVLLRQQLGDAQNNSCLEQMRREAQLQGELADAVRKQHTAETALKALTNQYGRLKAENSRLQEDLDKAKAKACELSAQLELQSQKSLQLEALNKEMGQTVTSLSARLATPGAGHTTTAPEEKQYLSLRLEVQAAAEARVEEIKTAVASWRNNLEQIIRAQALELERAKDKQESTALLLACAQAELKSSDKRFWVMEDIARVLRIKLNKANERLAEARRSNGSQKAECEQDQGTRGPSVNPSGSATSERKTRSGGDCPRTSALPPNVSEAWDIPSGATPPDSDILTESY, from the exons ATGAGACAAGGAGACGAACGGGCAGAGTCCAACAGAACTGCTCAGCAGGAATTCTTGGATGAGCAGCGCTGGGggcgccctggggattctccgcCATACGGGCTCCCAGGAATTAGCGAGGGACAGCAGTTTACATCCACGCAAATCACACGCATCCATgggatttcctggaaaggggtttCTCATGAcaatgagttcctggaattcatttacatagtctgggCACGC ggGTTGCCCAAGTGTCcgctgaaggccttgagtctgctctCGGGGATTTCCGTGGGGAGCCTGACGAgcgtttcaatcttacctaaacaggcAAAGGGACATCAGGAAAGAGTTGAGGACTCGGGAGTccttgagaaagaaatgaaggaaaacacatGCAAAGCTTGTAGAccagctgtattgagggaatccagct GGAGCCTTGCTGGCGAGAGCCTGCTCTGCCGAGCCCGTCTGTCTCCCACGCCGGCGAGCCTTGCAG CCCTTTATGATGTCAGCGCACGGCCCCCAGAACAAGGGGTTCTGTCCCAGGCCCTGCACACACAGTACCTggtggtgctgccagtgctgtgccagtgggctggtgctggtggcactggtggagctggtgctgctggtgcaggtgctggtggagctgccagTGGAGCTGGTGCTTGTGGCAgcgctggtggagctggtgctggtggtgccggtgctgccatcgctgctggtggtggctcagcccgcaggcagctgcccgtgccctgccactCCTTGGGGTTGGCTCCTCTGTTGGCAGCCGGCACCCGGCAGTGCCCACTAagtcctgcctggcagcgctCCCCAGGGATGAGCGAGGGGAGGCGGTTCAGTGCCCATCCCCGCCGGGCCATGAGGAGGATCTGGCGGTGGCTGTGCGGGAGGGCCAGGAgcatgggggcaggggagggtcccGAGTCCTCCAGGAGCAGCGGTGGCCATGAGCTCCAGCCGGAGGGCCGGGACGAGCTGCACCGTGCAGCCACCAGCGGCAACTTGGCCCCAGCGCGGCCGCTGGTGGAGGAGCGCGACACCGACTGCCGGGACAAGGCCGACAG gcgCAGGCGCAGTGGCAGCGCGCGGCCTGTGGACCCCAGCAAgcgggagaagaagggagaagctgCTCCAGGCCAAGGCAAAGGGGTGTTAGCATCCAGCGCTCcccgtggggcagcagctgctgcagcgaggCGGCGTGCACCCGCCCTGCGGAGAGCAG atgAGCCTGCCGCCTGCTTGGAGTCGGCCGTCCGTACGTCGCCATCAGATGAAGAAGGCGTCAAGGAGAGCAagagctttgggcaggag GCAGAAGATGCCAGAGCCCAAATACCGACGGTGGGGTCAGAttcatccccttcccacctgagCCCTGGGACACATCAGCCATCTGAAAGGGTCGATGGGCAAGTGTTTCTGAGAGAATGTCACCAATGCCTTCGCGTGCAAGGAAAGCTCCATGAGGACATGGCTGAGATGCGAGAAGAAAACGAGAGCTTGTCTCGGCAGCTGAGCAAAGCCGAAAGAAAAGCTGatgggctggaaaaggaagtggaGCAACTGAAAAATGCCCTCTTGGAACAGACATCGGCTTTAGACTGGACAGAAAGAGAATTACAAGAGAGCAAGAGGCAGACACTGGACTGGTATGGTGCATGCCTTcttaaagagcagaagagagaagatgccatcaagaaggcagaagagctgcagcaccAACTGGCCCAGCTCCAAAGTGAAAACGTTTTGCTGCGTCAGCAGCTGGGAGACGCGCAGAACAACAGCTGCCTGGAACAAATG AGAAGAGAGGCACAGCTGCAAGGAGAGCTCGctgatgctgtcagaaagcagcacacagcagaaactgCGCTGAAGGCTTTGACGAACCAGTACGGTCGCCTGAAGGCAGAGAACTCCCGCTTGCAGGAGGACCTGGACAAGGCTAAGGCCAAG gcGTGCGAACTCTccgcacagctggagctgcagtcccaaaaatctctgcagctcgAAGCTCTAAataaggagatgggacagacgGTGACAAGTCTGTCAGCTCGCTTGGCGACTCCTGGCGCGGGTCACACCACAACAGCGCCGGAAGAGAAGCAATATCTGAGTCTACGTTTGGAG GTACAGGCAGCCGCTGAAGCCAGAGTAGAAGAGATCAAGACCGCTGTCGCCTCTTGGAGAAACAACCTGGAGCAGATCATTAGAGCTCAGGCTCTcgagctggagagagcaaaggacaagcaggagtcgaccgccctgctcctggcctgtgcacaggcagaattAAAGAGCTCTGACAAGCGTTTCTGGGTGATGGAGGACATCGCAAGAGTTCTCAGAATCAAATTAAATAA GGCTAATGAGAGGCTAGCAGAAGCCAGGAGGAGCAACGGCAGTCAGAAAGCGGAGTGTGAGCAAGACCAGGGGACCAGGGGACCGAGCGTAAACCCATCGGGCTCAG ccaccagcGAACGTAAAACCAGATCTGGTGGGGATTGTCCCCGGACATCTGCTCTTCCGCCAAATGTCAGCGAAGCCTGGGATATCCCTTCTGGGGCAACTCCGCCCGACAGCGACATTTTgacggagagttattaa
- the LOC141954111 gene encoding uncharacterized protein LOC141954111, whose amino-acid sequence MSEGRRFSAHPRRAMRRIWRWLCGRARSMGAGEGPESSRSSGGHELQPEGRDELHRAATSGNLAPARPLVEERDTDCRDKADRRRRSGSARPVDPSKREKKGEAAPGQGKGVSASSAPRGAAAAAARRRAPALRRADEPAACLESAVRTSPSDEEGVKESKSFGQEAEDARAQIPTVGSDSSPSHLSPGRHQPSERVDGQVFLRECHQCLHVQGKLHEDMAEMREENESLSRQLSKAERKADGLEKEVEQLKNALLEQTSALDWTERELQESKRQTLDWYGACLLKEQKREDAIKKAEELQHQLAQLQSENVLLRQQLGDAQNNSCLEQMRREAQLQGELADAVRKQHTAETALKALTNQYGRLKAENSRLQEDLDKAKAKACELSAQLELQSQKSLQLEALNKEMGQTVTSLSARLATPGAGHTTTAPEEKQYLSLRLEVQAAAEARVEEIKTAVASWRNDLEQIIRAQALELERAKDKQESTALLLACAQAELKSSDKRFWVMEDIARVLRIKLNKANERLAEARRSNGSQKAECEQDQGTRGPSVNPSGSATSERKTRSGGDCPRTSALPPNVSEAWDIPSGATPPDSDILTESY is encoded by the exons ATGAGCGAGGGGAGGCGGTTCAGTGCCCATCCCCGCCGGGCCATGAGGAGGATCTGGCGGTGGCTGTGCGGGAGGGCCAGGAgcatgggggcaggggagggtcccGAGTCCTCCAGGAGCAGCGGTGGCCATGAGCTCCAGCCGGAGGGCCGGGACGAGCTGCACCGTGCAGCCACCAGCGGCAACTTGGCCCCAGCGCGGCCGCTGGTGGAGGAGCGCGACACCGACTGCCGGGACAAGGCCGACAG gcgCAGGCGCAGTGGCAGCGCGCGGCCTGTGGACCCCAGCAAgcgggagaagaagggagaagctgCTCCAGGCCAAGGCAAAGGGGTGTCAGCATCCAGCGCTCcccgtggggcagcagctgctgcagcgaggCGGCGTGCACCCGCCCTGCGGAGAGCAG atgAGCCTGCCGCCTGCTTGGAGTCGGCCGTCCGTACGTCGCCATCAGATGAAGAAGGCGTCAAGGAGAGCAagagctttgggcaggag GCAGAAGATGCCAGAGCCCAAATACCGACGGTGGGGTCAGAttcatccccttcccacctgagCCCTGGGAGACATCAGCCATCTGAAAGGGTCGATGGGCAAGTGTTTCTGAGAGAATGTCACCAATGCCTTCACGTGCAAGGAAAGCTCCATGAGGACATGGCTGAGATGCGAGAAGAAAATGAGAGCTTGTCTCGGCAGCTGAGCAAAGCCGAAAGAAAAGCTGatgggctggaaaaggaagtggaGCAACTGAAAAATGCCCTCTTGGAACAGACATCGGCTTTAGACTGGACAGAAAGAGAATTACAAGAGAGCAAGAGGCAGACACTGGACTGGTATGGTGCATGCCTTcttaaagagcagaagagagaagatgccatcaagaaggcagaagagctgcagcaccAACTGGCCCAGCTCCAAAGTGAAAACGTTTTGCTGCGTCAGCAGCTGGGAGACGCGCAGAACAACAGCTGCCTGGAACAAATG AGAAGAGAGGCACAGCTGCAAGGAGAGCTCGctgatgctgtcagaaagcagcacacagcagaaactgCGCTGAAGGCTTTGACGAACCAGTACGGTCGCCTGAAGGCAGAGAACTCCCGCTTGCAGGAGGACCTGGACAAGGCTAAGGCCAAG gcGTGCGAACTCTccgcacagctggagctgcagtcccaaaaatctctgcagctcgAAGCTCTAAataaggagatgggacagacgGTGACAAGTCTGTCAGCTCGCTTGGCGACTCCTGGCGCGGGTCACACCACAACAGCGCCGGAAGAGAAGCAATATCTGAGTCTACGTTTGGAG GTACAGGCAGCCGCTGAAGCCAGAGTAGAAGAGATCAAGACCGCTGTCGCCTCTTGGAGAAACGACCTGGAGCAGATCATTAGAGCTCAGGCTCTcgagctggagagagcaaaggacaagcaggagtcgaccgccctgctcctggcctgtgcacaggcagaattAAAGAGCTCTGACAAGCGTTTCTGGGTGATGGAGGACATCGCAAGAGTTCTCAGAATCAAATTAAATAA GGCTAATGAGAGGCTAGCAGAAGCCAGGAGGAGCAACGGCAGTCAGAAAGCGGAGTGTGAGCAAGACCAGGGGACCAGGGGACCGAGCGTAAACCCATCGGGCTCAG ccaccagcGAACGTAAAACCAGATCTGGTGGGGATTGTCCCCGGACATCTGCTCTTCCGCCAAATGTCAGCGAAGCCTGGGATATCCCTTCTGGGGCAACTCCGCCCGACAGCGACATTTTgacggagagttattaa
- the LOC141954025 gene encoding uncharacterized protein LOC141954025, whose protein sequence is MHANTSSSALRHVSRHPPGGLRRLGAGTAAGPAPGPPGPAGNALLGPQPPAMPAEGPRCPLPPPALRGSAGLRAQGRPQPRPAPPALPGPEPLPPPLPAALPLPGAARAMAVLASNPTNPVVFFDVTIGGQEVGRMKIELFADVVPKTAENFRQFCTGEFRKDGVPIGYKGSTFHRVIKDFMIQGGDFVNGALLARACSAEPVCLPRRRALQARGGQGSTERAGRWEPWRGGLGQPCAPGDSAPGAVSLGNVACVHAERF, encoded by the exons ATGCACGCCAACACCTCCTCCTCAG CCCTCCGCCACGTCTCCCGACACCCTCCCGGCGGCCTCCGGCGCCTCGGGGCAGGAACGGCCGCagggccggcgccggggccgcctgGGCCCGCAGGGAACGCGCTGCtgggcccccagccccctgcgaTGCCGGCCgaggggccgcgctgcccgctgccgccgcccgccctccgcggcagcgccgggctccgcgcccaggggaggcctcagccccgcccggccccgccggcacttccggggccggagccgctgccgccgccgcttccgGCGGCACTTCCGCTTCCGGGAGCGGCGCGTGCCATGGCGGTGCTGGCGTCCAACCCCACCAACCCCGTGGTCTTCTTCGATGTCACCATCGGCGGGCAG GAGGTCGGCCGCATGAAGATCGAGCTGTTCGCCGACGTCGTACCCAAAACAGCAGAGAACTTCAG gCAGTTTTGTACGGGTGAATTCAG gaagGATGGTGTCCCTATAGGTTATAAAGGAAGCACTTTCCACAG GGTAATAAAGGATTTCATGATCCAAGGAGGTGACTTTGTAAAC GGAGCCTTGCTGGCGAGAGCCTGCTCTGCCGAGCCCGTCTGTCTCCCACGCCGGCGAGCCTTGCAGGCAAGAGGAGGACAGGGGTCCACAGAGcgtgcagggaggtgggagcctTGGAGAGGTGGCCTTGGGCAACCCTGTGCCCCTGGAGACAGTGCGCCAGGGGCCGTTTCCCTTGGCAACGTGGCCTGTGTACACGCAGAGAGGTTCTGA
- the LOC141954112 gene encoding uncharacterized protein LOC141954112 has protein sequence MSEGRRFSAHPHRAMRRIWRWLCGRARSMGAGEGPKSSRSSGGHELQPEGRDELHRAATSGNLAPARPLVEERDTDCRDKADRRRRSGSARPVDPSKREKKGEAAPGQGKGVSASSAPRGAAAAAARRRAPALRRADEPAACLESAVRTSPSDEEGVKESKSFGQEAEDARAQIPTVGSDSSPSHLSPGTHQPSERVDGQVFLRECHQCLHVQGKLHEDMAEMREENESLSRQLSKAERKADGLEKEVEQLKNALLEQTSALDWTERELQESKRQTLDWYGACLLKEQKREDAIKKAEELQHQLAQLQSENVLLRQQLGDAQNNSCLEQMRREAQLQGELADAVRKQHTAETALKALTNQYGRLKAENSRLQEDLDKAKAKACELSAQLELQSQKSLQLEALNKEMGQTVTSLSARLATPGAGHTTTAPEEKQYLSLRLEVQAAAEARVEEIKTAVASWRNNLEQIIRAQALELERAKDKQESTALLLACAQAELKSSDKRFWVMEDIARVLRIKLNKANERLAEARRSNGSQKAECEQDQGTRGPSVNPSGSATSERKTRSGGDCPRTSALPPNVSEAWDIPSGATPPDSDILTESY, from the exons ATGAGCGAGGGGAGGCGGTTCAGTGCCCATCCCCACCGGGCCATGAGGAGGATCTGGCGGTGGCTGTGCGGGAGGGCCAGGAgcatgggggcaggggagggtcccAAGTCCTCCAGGAGCAGCGGTGGCCATGAGCTCCAGCCGGAGGGCCGGGACGAGCTGCACCGTGCAGCCACCAGCGGCAACTTGGCCCCAGCGCGGCCGCTGGTGGAGGAGCGCGACACCGACTGCCGGGACAAGGCCGACAG gcgCAGGCGCAGTGGCAGCGCGCGGCCTGTGGACCCCAGCAAgcgggagaagaagggagaagctgCTCCAGGCCAAGGCAAAGGGGTGTCAGCATCCAGCGCTCcccgtggggcagcagctgctgcagcgaggCGGCGTGCACCCGCCCTGCGGAGAGCAG atgAGCCTGCCGCCTGCTTGGAGTCGGCCGTCCGTACGTCGCCATCAGATGAAGAAGGCGTCAAGGAGAGCAagagctttgggcaggag GCAGAAGATGCCAGAGCCCAAATACCGACGGTGGGGTCAGAttcatccccttcccacctgagCCCTGGGACACATCAGCCATCTGAAAGGGTCGATGGGCAAGTGTTTCTGAGAGAATGTCACCAATGCCTTCACGTGCAAGGAAAGCTCCATGAGGACATGGCTGAGATGCGAGAAGAAAACGAGAGCTTGTCTCGGCAGCTGAGCAAAGCCGAAAGAAAAGCTGatgggctggaaaaggaagtggaGCAACTGAAAAATGCCCTCTTGGAACAGACATCGGCTTTAGACTGGACAGAAAGAGAATTACAAGAGAGCAAGAGGCAGACACTGGACTGGTATGGTGCATGCCTTcttaaagagcagaagagagaagatgccatcaagaaggcagaagagctgcagcaccAACTGGCCCAGCTCCAAAGTGAAAACGTTTTGCTGCGTCAGCAGCTGGGAGACGCGCAGAACAACAGCTGCCTGGAACAAATG AGAAGAGAGGCACAGCTGCAAGGAGAGCTCGctgatgctgtcagaaagcagcacacagcagaaactgCGCTGAAGGCTTTGACGAACCAGTACGGTCGCCTGAAGGCAGAGAACTCCCGCTTGCAGGAGGACCTGGACAAGGCTAAGGCCAAG gcGTGCGAACTCTccgcacagctggagctgcagtcccaaaaatctctgcagctcgAAGCTCTAAataaggagatgggacagacgGTGACAAGTCTGTCAGCTCGCTTGGCGACTCCTGGCGCGGGTCACACCACAACAGCGCCGGAAGAGAAGCAATATCTGAGTCTACGTTTGGAG GTACAGGCAGCCGCTGAAGCCAGAGTAGAAGAGATCAAGACCGCTGTCGCCTCTTGGAGAAACAACCTGGAGCAGATCATTAGAGCTCAGGCTCTcgagctggagagagcaaaggacaagcaggagtcgaccgccctgctcctggcctgtgcacaggcagaattAAAGAGCTCTGACAAGCGTTTCTGGGTGATGGAGGACATCGCAAGAGTTCTCAGAATCAAATTAAATAA GGCTAATGAGAGGCTAGCAGAAGCCAGGAGGAGCAACGGCAGTCAGAAAGCGGAGTGTGAGCAAGACCAGGGGACCAGGGGACCGAGCGTAAACCCATCGGGCTCAG ccaccagcGAACGTAAAACCAGATCTGGTGGGGATTGTCCCCGGACATCTGCTCTTCCGCCAAATGTCAGCGAAGCCTGGGATATCCCTTCTGGGGCAACTCCGCCCGACAGCGACATTTTgacggagagttattaa